A single region of the Bacteroides luhongzhouii genome encodes:
- a CDS encoding hemolysin family protein: MEFLIILFLLILNGIFAMYEIALVSSSKARLETLVAKGNKSARGVLKQLEEPEKFLSTIQIGITLIGIVSGAYGGVAIADDLVPFFSLIPGAEAYARNLAMITTVAIITYLSLIIGELVPKSIALSNPERYATLFSPVMILLTKVSYPFVWLLSVSTRLLNKLIGLKSEERPMTQEEIKMILHQSSEQGVIDKEETEMIRDVFRFSDKRANELMTHRRDLIILHPDDVQEKVMKIIEEEHYSKYLLVDERKDEIIGVVSVKDIILMVGNKKEFNLREIARPPLFIPESLYANKVLELFKKNKNKFGVVVNEYGSTEGIITLHDLTESIFGDILEEDEMEEEEIVTRQDGSMLVEASMNIDDFMEEMGILSYEDLESEDFTTLGGLAMFLIGRIPKAGDIFTYKNLQFEVVDMDRGRVDKLLVIKRDEEQE, encoded by the coding sequence ATGGAATTTCTTATCATACTTTTCTTACTTATACTGAATGGCATTTTTGCCATGTATGAAATTGCGTTGGTATCATCCAGCAAAGCACGTCTTGAAACACTTGTCGCAAAAGGTAACAAATCAGCCCGTGGAGTTTTAAAACAATTGGAAGAACCGGAAAAGTTCTTATCTACCATTCAGATTGGTATCACGCTGATCGGTATCGTATCCGGTGCGTATGGTGGTGTGGCTATTGCCGACGATCTCGTTCCTTTCTTTTCTCTCATTCCGGGCGCAGAAGCTTATGCACGCAACCTGGCAATGATTACTACCGTAGCAATTATCACCTATCTTTCTCTGATAATCGGAGAGCTGGTTCCTAAATCCATTGCTCTTAGTAATCCGGAGCGATACGCCACTTTGTTCAGCCCGGTCATGATTCTGCTGACGAAGGTTTCTTATCCTTTTGTATGGTTGCTAAGTGTCTCTACCCGGTTACTGAACAAACTTATCGGTCTGAAAAGCGAAGAACGCCCCATGACGCAGGAGGAAATCAAAATGATTCTGCACCAAAGTTCGGAGCAGGGTGTGATTGACAAAGAGGAAACAGAAATGATACGCGACGTGTTCCGTTTCTCTGATAAACGCGCCAACGAACTGATGACACACCGCAGAGATCTTATTATCCTTCACCCTGATGATGTACAGGAAAAAGTGATGAAGATTATCGAAGAAGAACATTACAGTAAATATCTGCTGGTAGACGAACGGAAAGACGAGATTATCGGTGTTGTTTCGGTAAAGGATATTATCCTGATGGTAGGCAATAAAAAGGAGTTTAACTTACGCGAAATTGCCCGTCCCCCCCTCTTTATTCCGGAAAGTTTGTATGCAAATAAAGTTTTAGAGCTATTTAAGAAGAACAAAAACAAGTTCGGAGTTGTTGTTAACGAGTATGGCAGCACAGAAGGTATTATCACACTGCACGACCTGACCGAAAGTATCTTCGGAGATATCCTTGAAGAGGATGAAATGGAAGAAGAAGAAATCGTCACAAGGCAGGATGGTTCAATGCTGGTGGAAGCTTCAATGAATATCGACGACTTCATGGAGGAAATGGGTATCCTATCCTACGAAGATCTGGAATCGGAAGACTTCACCACTCTGGGTGGACTGGCCATGTTCCTGATTGGTCGCATCCCGAAAGCAGGAGACATCTTCACCTACAAGAATCTGCAATTCGAAGTGGTGGATATGGACCGCGGACGAGTAGACAAACTGCTTGTCATCAAACGGGATGAGGAACAAGAATAG
- a CDS encoding M48 family metallopeptidase: MKREIVMIAFVLLGMGMTASAQFGKKINLGKALQAGKDVVSAVTLSDADIANMSKEYMAWMDTHNPLTKPDTEYGKRLEKLTGHIKEVDGLKLNFGVYEVVDVNAFACGDGSVRICAGLMDVMTDEEVMAVVGHEIGHVVHTDSKDAMKNAYLRSAVKNAAGAANDKVAKLTDSELGAMAEALAGAQFSQKQENEADDYGVEFCVKNGIDPYAMANALSKLAELAKDAPKASYAQRMFSSHPDTQKRIERTKAKADSYAKK, translated from the coding sequence ATGAAAAGAGAAATTGTAATGATTGCCTTCGTCTTGTTAGGCATGGGAATGACAGCTTCTGCACAATTCGGCAAGAAGATTAATTTAGGAAAAGCTTTACAAGCAGGTAAAGATGTAGTATCAGCCGTTACGTTATCTGATGCGGACATTGCTAATATGAGTAAGGAATATATGGCATGGATGGACACTCATAATCCATTGACAAAACCTGATACCGAATATGGCAAACGTCTGGAGAAACTGACCGGACACATCAAAGAAGTGGACGGACTGAAACTAAACTTTGGTGTATATGAAGTGGTAGACGTAAACGCCTTTGCCTGCGGTGACGGTAGTGTACGTATCTGCGCTGGTCTGATGGATGTTATGACGGACGAAGAAGTTATGGCAGTGGTAGGTCATGAAATCGGTCATGTGGTTCACACTGATTCCAAAGACGCTATGAAAAATGCCTACCTACGATCAGCTGTGAAAAACGCGGCAGGTGCAGCCAACGACAAAGTTGCCAAACTGACAGACTCCGAACTAGGAGCTATGGCGGAAGCTCTTGCCGGTGCACAATTCTCACAAAAGCAAGAAAATGAAGCCGATGATTACGGTGTTGAATTCTGCGTAAAAAACGGTATCGACCCGTATGCAATGGCAAATGCCTTGAGTAAATTAGCAGAACTTGCAAAAGATGCTCCTAAAGCATCCTATGCACAAAGAATGTTCTCTTCACATCCGGACACTCAAAAGCGTATTGAACGTACAAAAGCCAAAGCAGACAGCTACGCCAAGAAGTAA
- a CDS encoding TonB-dependent receptor has protein sequence MKKLLTLLLFSNILLSLLQAQPVHQIKGIVIEKNSRQPLEFINVMILGLNKGGVTNAEGHFTIEQVPPGIYRLQATAIGYKSVTTPEYILSTKDLNISIEMEENLTELAGVTVTASPFRRDQESPVSLRIIGLQEIEKSPGANRDISRIVQSYPGVAFSPIGYRNDLIVRGGSPSENRFYLDGVEIPNINHFSTQGASGGPVGILNADLIREVNFYTGAFPTDRGNALSSVLDFKLRDGDMEHNSLKATLGASEVSLASNGHIGKKTSYLVSVRQSYLQFLFDMLDLPFLPTFTDAQFKLKTRFNEQNELTILGLGGIDNMRLNTKADSEDNEYILSYLPKIKQETFTLGAVYRHYAGPHVQSVIVSHSYLNNRNTKYRQNDESIPENLMLRLRSAEQETKFRFENKSSFRNWKVNLGVNLDYSQYTNTTFQKAYTNQAQTFDYHTYLGMTRWGLFGTISYSSMDERFTASLGLRADANNYSSAMKSLSDQLSPRISLSYQLAEHWFVSGNAGLYYQLPPYTALGFKDNNGMYVNKYNLRYMKVSQESLGISWRKGDTFEVSIEGFYKDYDKIPLSVVDGIPLTCKGNDYGVIGNELLTSTAQGRSYGAEILVKWLIAKKLNLASSFTIFKSEYRNNKESEYIASAWDNRYIFNLRGTYNLPHQWSVGMKVSCIGGAPYTPYDEEKSSLVSAWDAQGKAYYDYSKYNKERLPAFAQVDLRIDKTFYLKHCMLGFYLDLQNITASKLKQQDVLMSTGIIENPEAPADNQHYKMKSIKQSSGTLLPTLGITFEY, from the coding sequence ATGAAAAAACTGTTGACACTGCTACTATTTTCCAACATCCTGCTTTCCCTGTTACAGGCACAACCTGTACATCAAATTAAGGGGATAGTGATTGAAAAAAACAGCCGTCAGCCATTAGAATTCATTAACGTTATGATTCTTGGGCTGAACAAAGGTGGCGTCACCAATGCGGAAGGGCATTTCACTATCGAACAAGTGCCTCCCGGCATCTACCGTTTGCAAGCAACAGCCATCGGCTACAAAAGTGTCACTACTCCCGAATATATCTTATCTACCAAAGATCTGAACATTTCGATAGAAATGGAAGAAAACCTGACCGAACTCGCAGGAGTAACCGTCACCGCTTCTCCTTTCCGGCGCGACCAGGAAAGCCCGGTCAGCCTGCGCATCATCGGATTGCAGGAAATAGAAAAGAGTCCGGGAGCCAACCGGGATATTTCGCGGATTGTACAGTCTTACCCGGGAGTTGCCTTCTCTCCTATCGGCTACCGCAATGACCTGATTGTACGCGGTGGCTCTCCTTCTGAAAACCGTTTCTATCTGGACGGAGTGGAAATTCCCAATATCAATCACTTCAGCACGCAAGGAGCATCCGGCGGTCCGGTGGGAATCCTTAATGCCGACCTGATACGTGAAGTGAATTTCTACACCGGTGCTTTCCCCACTGATAGAGGGAACGCGCTTAGCTCCGTGCTTGATTTCAAATTGCGTGACGGAGATATGGAGCATAACTCACTAAAAGCTACCCTCGGAGCATCCGAAGTCTCTCTGGCCTCCAACGGACATATTGGAAAGAAAACCTCCTATCTGGTATCTGTGCGTCAATCTTATCTGCAATTCCTGTTTGATATGCTCGACCTGCCTTTCCTGCCGACTTTCACCGACGCGCAATTCAAGTTGAAAACCCGGTTCAACGAACAGAACGAACTGACGATATTGGGACTTGGGGGAATCGATAATATGCGGCTGAATACGAAAGCAGATAGCGAAGACAATGAATATATCCTTAGTTACCTGCCGAAAATCAAGCAGGAAACGTTTACCTTAGGTGCCGTATATCGCCATTATGCAGGTCCGCATGTGCAATCGGTAATAGTCAGCCACAGTTATCTGAACAACCGCAATACCAAATATCGTCAGAATGATGAAAGCATTCCGGAGAATCTGATGCTCCGCCTCCGTTCTGCCGAACAGGAAACGAAATTCCGTTTCGAAAACAAATCTTCTTTCCGCAACTGGAAAGTCAATCTCGGAGTAAACCTGGATTATAGTCAATATACCAACACCACCTTTCAAAAGGCATATACCAATCAGGCACAAACGTTTGATTACCACACCTATTTGGGAATGACGCGTTGGGGACTTTTCGGCACTATCAGCTACTCTTCGATGGACGAACGTTTCACAGCTTCCCTGGGATTGAGAGCTGATGCCAACAATTATTCGTCTGCCATGAAGTCACTCTCCGACCAACTTTCTCCCCGCATATCACTTTCCTACCAACTTGCCGAGCATTGGTTCGTAAGCGGAAATGCAGGACTTTATTATCAATTGCCTCCTTACACGGCACTCGGTTTTAAAGATAATAACGGAATGTATGTCAACAAATACAATCTGCGCTATATGAAAGTCAGCCAGGAAAGTCTGGGCATTAGTTGGCGCAAAGGAGATACGTTCGAAGTCTCCATCGAAGGATTCTATAAAGACTATGATAAAATTCCGCTTTCCGTTGTAGACGGTATTCCTCTTACCTGCAAAGGAAATGACTATGGAGTGATTGGCAATGAATTGCTGACTTCTACTGCTCAAGGACGTTCGTATGGCGCGGAAATTCTGGTAAAGTGGCTGATCGCCAAGAAACTGAATCTGGCTTCCTCCTTTACCATCTTTAAAAGTGAATACCGCAACAACAAAGAGAGCGAATACATTGCATCCGCATGGGATAACCGGTATATTTTCAATTTACGAGGAACTTACAATCTGCCCCACCAATGGAGTGTCGGCATGAAAGTCAGTTGCATCGGTGGTGCTCCTTATACACCTTATGATGAAGAAAAGTCATCCTTGGTATCCGCCTGGGATGCACAAGGCAAAGCATATTACGACTATTCGAAATACAATAAGGAACGACTTCCGGCCTTTGCGCAGGTAGACCTCCGCATCGACAAGACATTTTATCTGAAGCATTGTATGCTGGGATTCTATCTTGATTTGCAAAATATCACGGCAAGCAAACTGAAACAGCAGGATGTACTGATGAGCACCGGCATCATAGAGAATCCGGAAGCTCCTGCCGACAATCAGCATTATAAGATGAAAAGTATCAAGCAATCGAGCGGGACACTACTCCCTACATTAGGAATCACATTTGAGTATTAA
- a CDS encoding DUF2007 domain-containing protein translates to MKTVKLITCNDAMKAHILQGALENEGIESILHNENFSTLYKSCVSSIAGVDILVADEDYENAVQVLKDNDSWPEELTLCPYCGSSDIQLVLRKGKRWRAVGAAIISALMVIPPGDNHWNYTCKQCHKTFEMPVSKFNPPAETEE, encoded by the coding sequence ATGAAGACTGTAAAATTGATAACTTGTAATGATGCGATGAAGGCACATATCCTTCAGGGAGCATTGGAGAATGAAGGCATCGAGTCTATTCTGCACAATGAGAATTTCTCTACTTTGTATAAAAGTTGCGTGAGTAGTATAGCAGGGGTGGATATATTGGTGGCAGATGAAGACTACGAGAATGCTGTCCAAGTGTTGAAGGATAACGATAGTTGGCCGGAAGAGTTGACGCTTTGTCCGTACTGCGGTTCATCGGACATCCAGTTGGTGTTGAGAAAAGGAAAGCGCTGGCGTGCGGTGGGTGCTGCTATCATTTCTGCATTGATGGTCATTCCTCCGGGAGATAACCACTGGAACTATACTTGTAAACAGTGTCATAAAACCTTTGAAATGCCGGTTTCTAAATTTAATCCTCCAGCTGAAACAGAGGAATAA
- a CDS encoding alpha/beta hydrolase, whose product MKKKKLLLIAFLLIWVAPSFAAKVDTLLIKSSSMNKEVQVVVVTPDAALGKKAVACPTIYLLHGYGGNAKTWIGIKPNLPQIADEKGIIFVCPDGKNSWYWDSPVNPSFRYETFISSELVKYIDEHYKTIADRKGRAITGLSMGGHGAMWNAIRHKDTFGAGGSTSGGMDIRPFPKNWDMSKQLGEYESNKEVWDNHTVINQIDKIENGDLAIIVDCGEGDFFLNVNKDLHNRLLERKIDHDFITRPGAHNGQYWNNSIDYQILFFNKFFKK is encoded by the coding sequence ATGAAAAAGAAAAAACTTCTATTAATTGCCTTTCTTTTAATTTGGGTAGCTCCATCCTTTGCTGCCAAAGTAGATACTTTATTAATTAAAAGCTCTTCCATGAATAAGGAAGTGCAAGTAGTGGTGGTAACGCCGGATGCTGCGTTGGGAAAGAAAGCTGTGGCTTGTCCCACCATTTATTTACTGCACGGTTACGGTGGAAATGCTAAAACCTGGATTGGCATTAAACCTAATCTTCCTCAAATTGCGGACGAAAAAGGAATCATATTCGTTTGTCCGGATGGAAAGAATAGCTGGTACTGGGACAGTCCGGTCAACCCGTCTTTCCGCTATGAAACTTTTATTTCGTCGGAGCTGGTGAAGTATATCGACGAACATTACAAGACGATTGCCGATCGCAAGGGACGTGCCATCACCGGATTGAGTATGGGTGGACACGGAGCGATGTGGAATGCAATCCGTCATAAAGATACGTTTGGTGCCGGTGGAAGCACAAGCGGAGGGATGGATATTCGTCCGTTCCCGAAAAACTGGGATATGTCCAAGCAGTTGGGAGAATATGAATCGAATAAGGAGGTATGGGATAATCACACCGTTATCAACCAGATTGATAAGATAGAGAATGGCGATTTGGCTATCATTGTCGATTGTGGAGAAGGAGATTTCTTCCTGAATGTGAATAAGGATTTGCATAACCGCCTGTTGGAAAGAAAGATCGATCATGATTTTATTACCCGCCCGGGAGCGCATAATGGACAGTATTGGAATAACTCCATTGATTATCAGATTCTGTTCTTTAATAAGTTTTTCAAGAAATAA
- a CDS encoding DUF4595 domain-containing protein, giving the protein MKKVAILLLAILTFSCSDDDEKGTVEDKGQWAMIFNETVKNDSNPVDRIEEFMFDGERLIQHIIKQRYFGEEISNEVNLSYSDNQVTVTTDYLTLVYTLNSEGYASQCVYSLSSQNRIYQFSYSAEGYLTGIVENIGDAEYSSTSLTYENGDITSISSKMNGLENKFIYEPGEESSTYHLPCLGLLEIHPLTFHIEALYAGLLGKDPRHFTIRSYPAGSNDEKTGYSYEFDKKGNPSKMICQTTYARGQVSYYPYTRNISVSFE; this is encoded by the coding sequence ATGAAAAAAGTAGCTATTTTATTGCTGGCAATACTGACATTCAGTTGTTCGGATGATGACGAAAAGGGCACAGTAGAGGATAAAGGGCAATGGGCTATGATTTTCAATGAAACCGTCAAGAACGATTCGAACCCTGTAGATAGAATAGAGGAGTTTATGTTCGATGGCGAGCGTCTGATTCAACATATTATAAAACAACGTTATTTCGGAGAAGAAATCAGTAACGAAGTAAATTTGAGCTACTCTGATAATCAGGTAACAGTTACCACTGACTATCTCACTTTAGTATATACATTAAATAGCGAAGGCTATGCCAGTCAATGTGTATACAGTTTGTCTTCACAAAATCGTATTTATCAATTTTCTTACTCTGCAGAAGGATACTTAACCGGAATTGTCGAGAATATTGGCGATGCAGAATATTCATCAACATCACTTACATACGAAAACGGAGATATAACTTCTATCAGTTCCAAGATGAACGGCCTTGAAAACAAGTTCATTTATGAACCGGGAGAAGAAAGTTCGACATACCATTTGCCCTGCCTCGGTTTATTAGAAATACACCCTCTGACATTCCATATTGAAGCTCTTTACGCAGGATTATTGGGTAAAGACCCGCGCCATTTCACCATACGCAGTTATCCTGCAGGAAGTAACGATGAAAAGACAGGCTATTCGTACGAGTTTGATAAAAAAGGAAATCCATCCAAGATGATTTGTCAGACGACCTATGCCAGAGGACAGGTCAGCTATTATCCATACACACGCAACATTTCGGTTTCTTTCGAATAA
- a CDS encoding S41 family peptidase: MMTKLRKIILIPALILVSISGFFSCGVDRWPEYAHQTALDTWMLDIMQQNYLWYQDLPSYDDVNLFLEPASFLSKVKSKNDSYSFVDSVMETPLPTYGFDYSLVRSADIDTAYNALITYVIPGSPAADAGLVRGDWIMKVDTSYISKKYETQLLQGIPARDLVMGVWKEVPVVEEEDKTKADTEEGGEGETEYVYKVVPNGKTLKLPAARVVEDNPVHKYTVLPAKENGQEIEVGYLMYNSFTAGTSSDPEKYNNELRQVSQEFKTAGVKYVILDLRYNAGGSLDCVQLLGTILTSGERYDSNAPMAYLEYNDKNRDKDATIHFDGEVLKGGTNLNLPGLFVITSSTTAGAPEMLIRSLYLKDSYPVVAIGGATKGQNVATEQFINEEFLWSINPAVCTVYDSNHDTYGSISPATDLKVSETIIDGITNYSEFLPFGNKDERLLKVALGVIDGSFPPKEDENTEETTKAQFKIEKSVISPASRRFSSNGLRLK; this comes from the coding sequence ATGATGACGAAATTAAGAAAGATAATCCTCATACCTGCCCTGATCCTTGTATCTATCAGTGGTTTCTTCTCCTGTGGTGTCGACCGCTGGCCGGAGTATGCCCATCAAACTGCACTAGATACATGGATGCTGGACATTATGCAACAGAACTATCTGTGGTATCAAGATCTACCTTCCTACGATGATGTGAATCTGTTTCTGGAACCTGCCTCGTTCTTATCCAAAGTAAAATCAAAAAACGACAGCTATTCGTTTGTGGACTCTGTGATGGAGACTCCGCTACCCACTTATGGATTTGATTATTCACTGGTTAGAAGTGCGGATATCGATACAGCTTATAATGCTCTGATTACTTATGTAATTCCCGGTTCACCAGCGGCAGACGCCGGATTGGTGCGTGGAGACTGGATTATGAAAGTGGACACTTCTTATATCAGCAAAAAATATGAGACTCAACTGCTACAAGGAATCCCAGCCCGAGATTTGGTGATGGGGGTATGGAAAGAAGTTCCTGTGGTAGAAGAGGAAGATAAAACAAAAGCCGATACGGAAGAAGGAGGAGAAGGAGAAACAGAATATGTGTACAAAGTAGTGCCTAACGGTAAAACCCTAAAACTACCTGCAGCACGAGTCGTTGAAGATAATCCGGTACATAAGTATACAGTACTTCCGGCAAAAGAGAATGGTCAAGAAATCGAAGTCGGTTATCTCATGTACAATAGCTTCACAGCCGGAACCAGCAGTGATCCAGAAAAATACAATAACGAACTACGCCAAGTTTCACAAGAATTCAAAACAGCAGGTGTGAAATATGTTATACTTGACCTACGTTACAACGCCGGAGGTTCATTGGATTGTGTTCAATTGTTAGGTACAATTTTAACTTCAGGGGAACGATATGACTCAAATGCCCCAATGGCTTATCTCGAATATAATGATAAAAACAGAGACAAAGATGCTACCATCCACTTTGATGGTGAAGTATTAAAGGGAGGAACTAACTTAAACCTCCCCGGTCTGTTTGTCATTACGAGTAGCACAACAGCTGGAGCTCCGGAAATGTTAATCAGAAGCCTTTATCTAAAAGATAGCTATCCCGTCGTAGCCATTGGTGGTGCTACTAAAGGACAAAATGTAGCAACGGAGCAATTCATTAATGAAGAATTTCTATGGTCAATCAACCCGGCAGTCTGCACGGTTTATGATTCTAATCATGATACCTACGGCTCTATATCACCTGCTACAGATCTTAAAGTCAGTGAGACAATCATTGATGGAATAACCAATTATAGCGAGTTTCTGCCATTCGGCAATAAAGATGAGAGACTGTTGAAAGTAGCTCTCGGTGTAATAGATGGAAGTTTTCCGCCAAAAGAAGATGAAAACACCGAAGAGACGACAAAAGCGCAATTCAAGATAGAGAAAAGCGTAATAAGTCCGGCAAGTAGACGTTTTAGTAGTAACGGATTACGATTAAAATAA
- the mnmA gene encoding tRNA 2-thiouridine(34) synthase MnmA — MEIAALLSGGVDSSVVVHLLCEQGYKPTLFYIKIGRDGAEYMDCSAEEDIELSTATARKYGLSLEVVDLHQEYWENVAAYAIDKVRQGLTPNPDVMCNKLIKFGCFEQRVGKDFDFTATGHYATTLQCDGKTWLGTAKDPVKDQTDFLAQIDYLQVSKLMFPIGGLMKQEVREIANRAGLPSAKRKDSQGICFLGKINYNDFVRRFLGEKEGAIVELETGKKVGTHRGYWFHTIGQRKGLGLSGGPWFVVKKDIEENTIYVSRGYGVETQYGYEFRMHDFHFITDNPWKGQEKEIDITFKIRHTPEFTKGKLIQEGEKLFHILSFEKLQGIAPGQFGVIYDEEVKVCVGSGEIIC; from the coding sequence ATGGAGATAGCTGCATTATTATCAGGAGGTGTTGACAGTTCGGTTGTCGTACATCTCCTTTGTGAGCAAGGATATAAGCCTACTCTTTTTTATATTAAGATAGGTAGGGACGGAGCGGAATATATGGACTGTTCGGCAGAGGAGGATATTGAATTATCTACTGCTACGGCACGTAAATACGGTCTGTCTTTGGAAGTGGTGGACCTGCATCAGGAGTATTGGGAAAACGTAGCGGCGTATGCCATTGATAAAGTCCGGCAGGGATTGACACCGAATCCGGACGTGATGTGTAATAAACTTATCAAATTCGGCTGCTTTGAACAGCGTGTCGGGAAAGATTTCGACTTTACGGCAACCGGTCACTATGCCACCACCTTGCAATGTGATGGTAAAACTTGGCTGGGCACAGCAAAAGATCCCGTGAAAGATCAGACAGACTTTCTCGCCCAGATTGATTACCTGCAAGTTTCCAAGCTCATGTTTCCCATTGGAGGGTTGATGAAGCAGGAGGTACGTGAGATTGCAAACCGTGCCGGATTGCCTAGTGCCAAAAGGAAAGACAGTCAGGGGATTTGTTTTCTCGGAAAGATAAACTACAATGATTTCGTTCGTCGTTTTTTAGGAGAAAAGGAAGGGGCGATTGTTGAACTGGAAACCGGAAAGAAAGTGGGTACACATCGAGGCTATTGGTTCCACACAATTGGTCAGCGGAAAGGGCTCGGATTGAGTGGAGGTCCCTGGTTTGTAGTCAAGAAGGATATTGAGGAAAATACTATCTACGTATCCCGTGGATATGGTGTAGAGACGCAATACGGTTATGAATTCCGGATGCATGATTTCCATTTCATTACTGATAATCCTTGGAAAGGTCAGGAGAAGGAGATAGACATTACTTTCAAGATTCGTCACACTCCCGAATTTACAAAAGGAAAACTGATACAGGAAGGGGAGAAGCTGTTTCACATCTTGTCGTTCGAAAAGTTGCAAGGCATTGCTCCGGGACAGTTTGGGGTGATTTATGATGAAGAAGTAAAAGTTTGTGTGGGGAGCGGTGAAATCATCTGTTAA
- a CDS encoding type II toxin-antitoxin system RelE/ParE family toxin: MNYEIIVKPTFQREAKRLAKHYSSFKEDFVSLIDNLEQNPLLGTDLGHGLRKVRMKITSKGKGKSGGARVITFTLVVSQQDAVLNLLYIYDKADRASISEKEIEQLLKQNGLK, translated from the coding sequence ATGAATTATGAAATTATAGTTAAGCCGACATTTCAGCGGGAGGCTAAAAGGCTGGCGAAACACTATTCCTCTTTTAAGGAGGATTTTGTTTCATTGATTGATAATTTAGAACAGAATCCTCTGCTAGGAACGGACTTGGGACATGGACTGCGCAAAGTTCGTATGAAAATAACTTCAAAAGGAAAAGGTAAAAGTGGAGGAGCAAGGGTTATAACATTTACTTTAGTCGTTTCTCAACAAGATGCAGTTTTGAATCTTCTCTATATTTATGATAAAGCAGATAGAGCGTCTATATCAGAAAAGGAAATAGAACAACTTCTGAAACAGAATGGATTGAAATAG
- a CDS encoding response regulator transcription factor: protein MREFIIADNQDISKAGMMFLLSKQKEVSLLLEADSKAELIQQLRLYPQAVIVLDYTLFNFAGADELIVLQERFKEADWILFSDELSLNFLRQVLFSSMAFGVVMKDNSKEEIMTAIQCATRKQRYICNHVSNLLLSGASSPLAASSVDDHLLTQTEKNILKEIALGKTTKEIAAEKNLSFHTINSHRKNIFRKLGVNNVHEATKYAMRAGIVDLAEYYI from the coding sequence ATGAGAGAATTTATCATCGCAGACAATCAGGATATCAGTAAGGCGGGAATGATGTTCCTGCTAAGTAAACAAAAGGAAGTGTCCCTCCTTTTAGAAGCTGATAGCAAGGCTGAACTGATTCAGCAGCTACGATTGTATCCGCAAGCGGTGATTGTATTGGATTATACATTGTTCAATTTCGCCGGGGCGGATGAATTGATTGTCTTGCAGGAAAGATTCAAGGAAGCCGACTGGATTCTATTCTCTGACGAACTTAGCCTGAACTTTCTCCGCCAGGTACTGTTCAGCAGTATGGCTTTCGGGGTAGTGATGAAAGATAACTCAAAAGAAGAAATCATGACCGCTATTCAATGTGCCACCCGCAAACAACGGTATATTTGCAATCATGTCAGCAATCTGTTGCTTTCGGGCGCTTCTTCTCCGCTGGCTGCCTCAAGCGTAGACGATCATCTATTGACACAAACGGAGAAGAATATCCTAAAAGAAATTGCATTGGGGAAAACGACGAAAGAGATTGCAGCAGAGAAAAATCTTAGTTTCCATACGATAAACAGTCATCGTAAGAATATCTTTCGCAAATTGGGAGTAAATAATGTACATGAAGCTACTAAATATGCGATGAGGGCTGGGATTGTGGATTTAGCGGAATATTACATCTGA
- a CDS encoding DUF4251 domain-containing protein, with translation MKKFIALVALVLMSASTMMYAQESNAAARRAERKAERDAERAKLRAEEEVQDMVAYQQAVQALKNKQFVLEANQVVFRNGMSAFVTSNTNFVLMNGNRATVQTAFNTPYPGPNGIGGVTVDGNSSDMKMNIDKKGNVNCSFSVQGIGISAQIFINMSSGNNTASVSISPNFSNNNLTLNGNIVPLDQSNIFKGRSW, from the coding sequence ATGAAAAAGTTTATTGCATTAGTAGCATTAGTATTAATGAGTGCAAGCACAATGATGTACGCACAGGAAAGTAACGCAGCAGCACGCCGCGCAGAAAGAAAAGCCGAAAGAGATGCAGAAAGAGCGAAACTCCGTGCCGAAGAAGAGGTGCAGGACATGGTAGCCTACCAACAAGCTGTACAGGCTTTGAAGAACAAGCAATTTGTATTGGAAGCTAATCAGGTGGTCTTCCGCAACGGTATGAGTGCTTTTGTTACTTCAAACACCAACTTCGTCTTGATGAATGGCAACAGAGCCACCGTACAGACTGCTTTCAACACTCCTTACCCAGGTCCTAACGGAATCGGTGGTGTTACAGTAGATGGTAATTCTTCGGATATGAAGATGAATATCGACAAAAAAGGAAATGTGAACTGTTCATTCAGCGTTCAGGGTATCGGCATCTCCGCTCAAATATTCATCAATATGAGTAGCGGAAACAATACAGCTTCGGTTAGCATCAGCCCGAACTTCAGCAACAACAACCTGACATTGAACGGAAATATCGTTCCGCTTGACCAGTCAAATATCTTCAAAGGACGTTCCTGGTAA